A window of Micromonospora sp. WMMC415 genomic DNA:
GATCACCCCGGACCGGTTCGTTACGGTATGGCCGGCCGGCGGCGGGCACGACCGGCGCGGCCGACGGGCCGGGTCCGGTCCCGGCACGTAGGCTGACGGACGTGAGGGACTACAGCGACACCACCGTGCACGGCGGGCGGCCGGCCGGAAACCACTCCGGCGCCGTCCCCGACGAGCAGGGCGAGGTGACGGCATGACCGAGTTCGACGGACTGCCGGTGCTGCGGTCCCCCGTGGCCATCGCCGCCTTCGAGGGCTGGAACGACGCCGCCGACGCGTCGACCGCGGCCGTGGAGCACCTGGAGCAGGTGTGGCAGGCCCGGCCGGTCACCGAGCTGGACCCGGAGGACTTCTACGACTTCCAGGTCAGCCGTCCCACCATCACCATGTCGGACGGGGAGACCCGCCGGGTGGAGTGGCCGACCACCCGCTTCATGGTCGCCAGCCCGGCCGGCACGGAACGGGACGTGGTGCTGATCCGGGGCATCGAGCCCAGCATGCGCTGGCGCACCTTCTGCGAGCAGGTGCTGGAGATCTGCCACAGCCTAGAGGTCGAGCGGGTGGTCCTGCTCGGCGCGCTGCTGGCCGACGTGCCGTACACCCGGCCGCTGCCGATCAGCGGGAGCGCCTCCGACAAGGACGCCGCCCAGCGCTACCAGCTCACGCCCACCCGTTACGACGGCCCGACCGGCATCGTCGGGGTGCTGCACGACGCGTGCACCCGCGCCGAGGTGGACGCGGTGTCGTTCTGGGTGCACGTGCCGCACTACGCCAACAACCCGCCCTGCCCGAAGGCCACCCTCGCCCTGCTGCACCGCGTCGAGGAGGTGCTCGACCTGCCGGTCCCGATGGCCGACCTCGCGGAGGAGGCCGCCGAGTGGGAGCAGCGGGTGCGCAGCGCGGCCGAGCAGGACGCCGAGCTCGGCGAGTACGTCCGCGAGCTGGAGGAACGGGTCGGCGACGCCGGCATCACCCCGCTGACCGGGGACGAGATCGCCCAGGAGTTCGAGAAGTACCTGCGCCGCCGTGGCGGTTCCGCCGGCCCCACCGCCGGCTCCTGGTGACGCTCGTCCGCTGACCGGGCCCCGGATCCGTTCCGGGGCCCGTTTCGTTCCCTGCCACCGGTTCGTCTGCGCGCTGCTCCCCCTGGTCGGGGCGGGCGGGCCGCACAGCGTGTGTCACGGGTGGCGCGGCTCACACCGCGTAGGGCATCCTAGGAACCTAGCTGTGATCGAGGAGGCGGGTATGCAGATCAACCCCGGCGCGGCCGAGTTCCCGCACCGGCAGATCGCCGCGCAGCTCAAGGCCCAGGTGCGCCGCGGCGACTGGGGGCCGGGCGAACGGCTGCCGTCCATCCCGGCCATCGCCGAGATGTTCGGCGTCGCGAAGCAGACCGTGCAGCGCGCCGTCGACCAGCTGCGCGTCGAGGGCATCCTGATCACCAAACCCGGCTCGGGTACGTACGTCCGCGGCACCCGGCGCCGCCTCAACCGCCTCTCCCGGGGCCGGTACGGCGGCTTCCGCGGCTACCACACCGACCTGGCCGCCCGGTACCGGCAGCAGCTCCTCTCCGTCGGCCGGGCTCCTGCCCCGCCCGAGGTCGCCGACGCGTTCGGGGTCGCCGACGGCACCGACCTGCTCTGCCGCCGGCACCTGGTCCGCACCGAGGACTCCCCGGTCGAGGTCGGCGCCTCCTGGTTCCTGCCCGCCGACACCGCCGGCACCTCGCTGGAGCGGGCCGAGGCGTTCGGCCGGCCGCTCTACCAGGAGGCCGAGGAGGCGACCGGCCGGCGGTACGTCACCGCCACCGACACGATCAGCGCCCGCCAACCCAGCCGGGAGGAGGCGGAGATCCTCCAGATCCGCCCCGACACACCGGTGCTGCACCTGCTGCACGTCGCCTACGACGGACGCCACAGACCGATCGAGGTCGCCCAGGCGACCTGGCCCGGTCCGGTCACCACGCTGACCGAGGAGTACCGCGTCCCCGCCCCGAACCCGGACCCGGACCCGGACCCCGGCCTGGTCCTCGGCTGAGGCCCGGGCGGCGCGAGGGCGGCCGGCCCGCAGACGGCTACAGGCGGATGCCGAGGAGGGCGTCCACCGTCTGCGTGAACAGGGCCGGGGCCGCCGGGTCGTCGCCGGTGCCGGCGAGCGCCTGATCGGCCCAGGCGTCGGCCAGAGCGAGCGCACCGGGGGTGTCGAGATCGTCGGCGAGGCGCTCGCGTACCCCGGTCAGAAGGGCCGCGCCGGACGGCCCGGACGGCGCGGCGGCGGCCCGCCGCCACCGGGCCAGCCGCTCCTGCGAGACGGCGAGCAGGTCGTCGGTCCACGACCGGTCGCTGCGGTAGTGTCCGCTCATCAGGGCCAGCCGGACCGCCATCGGATCCACCTTGTCGGCCCGCAGCCGGGACACGAAGACCAGGTTGCCGCGGGACTTCGACATCTTCTCGCCGTCCAGGCCGATCATGCCGGCGTGCACGTAGTGGCCGGCGAACGGCGCCTCGCCGGTCAGCCGCTCGGCGTGCGCGGCGGAGCACTCGTGGTGCGGGAAGATCAGGTCGTTGCCGCCGCCCTGCACGTCGATCCGGTCGCCGAGCAGGTTGAGCGCGATGACCGCGCACTCGATGTGCCAGCCGGGACGACCCGGGCCCAGGTCACCGCCGGGCCAGGACGGCTCGCCCTCCCGGGCGCCGCGCCACAGCAGCGGGTCGAGCGGGTCGCGCTTGCCGGCCCGGTCCGGGTCGCCGCCGCGCTCGGGGAAGATCTCCAGCATCTGCTCCCGGGTCAGGTTGGACTCGTACCCGAAGCGGGGCGCGGCGGAGATGTCGAAGTAGATGTCACCGGTGCCGTCGTCCAGCCGGTACGCGGCACCCTCCTTGAGCAGGACGAGAACCTTCTCGGCGATGTCCGGGATCGACTCCACGGCCCCGACGTAGTGCGCCGGCGGGATGATCCGCAGCGCCTCCATGTCCTCCCGGAACAGGGCGGTCTCCCGCATCGCGAGGACCTTCCAGTCCTCGCCGTCCCGGGCGGCGCGCTCCAGCAGCGGGTCGTCGATGTCGGTGACGTTCTGCACATACGTGACGTCGAGCCCCGCGTCCCGCCACAGCCGCTGCACCAGGTCGAAAGTGATCATGGTGGCGGCGTGGCCGAGGTGGGTGGCGTCGTACGGGGTGATGCCGCAGACGTACATCGTGCCCGTGCCGGTCGGGGTGCTGGGCGCCGCGCCCTGCCGCGCCGAGTCGAACAACGACAGCGGGCCGCCCCTGCCGGGCAGCCGTGGCACCTCATGCCCCACCCAAGACTCCATGACCGCCAGCCTAACCAGCCGACGGGCAGCCCCGGGCCGCGCCACCGGTGATCAAGGCGACATCGCTCACATGGGCGGCCAGGGCACCGCCGGCCAGTCCTGCGGCGGCTGCGGGAACCGGCCCGTGGCGCGCAGCCGCTCGATCCGGGCGGCCAGTTCGGCGACCTCGCCGAGGGTGAGGTGCTCGCCCAACTCCTCGCCGAGATCACCGGCGACCCGGCCGGCGAGCGCGTCGAGCACCTCCACCACGTCCGGCGGCAACTCTCGACCCGCCCAGCCCCACAGGACCGTCCGCAGCTTCTCCTCCACGTGGAAGCTCACACCGTGGTCCACCCCGTAGATCCGGTCGTCCGCGCCGAGCAGCACGTGGCCGCCCTTCCGGTCGCCGTTGTTGATCACCGCGTCGAGCACGGCGAGGCGGGCCAGCCGCGGGTCGTCGGCGTGCGCGAGGGCGTACGGGGTGCCGTCGTCGTCCCGGGCCGCCGCGATCGGGAACCAGCGGGGCGGCAGCGCGTCAACCGGCACGAACCCGACCAACGGCTCACCCTCGGCCGGCTCGTCGATCCAGAGCTGGCAGGAACCCGGGCCCAGCGGGCCGTCCCGGAGCACCGTCGGCGGCACCAGATCCCATCCGGTGGCACGGGACACCAGGTACGCGGCGACCTCCCGGCCGGCGAGGGTGCCGTCGGGGAAGTCCCAGAGCGGGCGCTCACCCCGGACCGGCTTGTAGACACAGCGGGCGGTCACCCCGTCCAGGGTCAGCACGCCCCGCAGCGTGGTGTTCGACGCGTCGACCAGCCGGCCCTCCAGGTCGAGCGTGCCGTCCCGGAGCAGCCGGAGCGCGGCGTCGCCGTCCTGGCGGGGTTGCAGGTCGGACGAGGTCACCGGTGGTAACCGTTGTGGCGCGGGCAGAGGTGACCCGCGGGGTCGAGCGGCTGGCCGCACAGCGGGCAGGGCGGACGGCCGGCGTTGACCACCCGCCGGGCGCGCTCGATGAACTGCCGGGTCGCCTCCGGCGTCAGCCGCACCCGGAGCCGGTCCAGGTCGTCGTCCGGCTCCTCGTCGTCGTCGGACTCCTCGTCGTCCGGCTCGCCCAGCTCGACCTCGGCCTCGGTCTCGCCGACGGCGATCGCCTCGATCACCACCGTCTCGGTGTCGACGTCGAAGGCCAGCCCCAGCGTGCCGACCCGGAACTCCTCGTCGACCGGCGTGTCCAGCGGGTCGTTGTCGCCGAGCGTGGCGCTGGGCTCGGGAACCTTCACCCCGAACCGGCGCTGCGCCTCGGAGAGCAGCTCCTCCAGCTTCTCGGCCAGCAGCGAGACCTGGACCTTCTCCAGCGCGACGCTGACCAGCCGGCCGCCGCCGCGCGCCTGGAGGAAGAACGTCCGATCCCCCGGCGGCCCGACGGTCCCGGCGACGAACCGCTCCGGCGGTTCGAAGGCGTGCACCTGGTGGGTCATGCCTCGACCCTATCCGGCGCGCCCACGCAGCGCGCACCCCACCGACCCGAATCGCCCAGCGCGGCACACGAGGGGCTCGGGCGCGTCCCCGGTGCGCGGCCGCCCCGGCGGGCCGTCACCGCGCGGTCGTTCCCGCTCCCCCGCCGACCGCCGCGTCCGAGTCGGCCGCGCGCGGCGTCCGCCGGCGCCGCTTCCGCGGCGGCGGGACCAGCGCCGCCAGGTCGCCGCCGGTGTCGTTGAGCCGGACCAGGAACGGCCGCAACGGCGTGTAACGGATCGCCGTGACCGACGCCGGGTCCGCGACGATGCGCTGGAAGAGATCCAGGTGTACGCCGAGCGCGTCGGCCACGATCGCCTTGATCACATCGCCGTGGGTGCAGGCCAGCCACACCGCCTCGGCGCCGTGCTCGGCGGTCACCCGGGCGTCCCAGGCCCGTACCGAGGCGACCGCCCGCGCCGCCATGGCGGCCATCGCCTCACCCCCGGGGAAGACCGCCGCGCTGGGATGCTGCTGGACGACGGGCCACAGCGGCTCCTTCGCCAGCTTCTTCAGCGGCTGCCCCTCCCAGCTGCCGTACCCGCACTCGATCAGCCCGTCCTCCACCACCGGCGTCGCCTCCGGCAGCGCCAGCTCGAGGGTCTGCCGGCAGCGGACCAGCGGGCTGGTCACCACCGCCGCCAGCGGCACCGGCCTGAGCCGCTCCCCGACGGCTGTGGCCTGCGCCCGGCCGGTCTCGTCCAGCTCGACCGGCTGCCGGCCGGCCAGCCCGCCGTCCGCGTTCGCGGTCGTCCGGCCGTGTCGCAGAAGCAGAAGGGTCGCCACGCTGACCACCCTAGGCGGTGTGGTGGGCGGGATCGTGCCGGCCAGGCTCGGGGGTGTGGCCGCGTCCGGTGAGGAGCGCGGCCCGGCGGGAGATCTCGGGAAGGAAACGGCCCTTCGCGGGGCCGAAACCCGCCAAGACCTCCCGCTGGGCGGGCGGCTCAGGTGGCGCTGATCGTGCCGGTCAGCAGCAGGGCGAGCACCAGCGTGCCCAGGGCGACCCGGTACAGCACGAAGACGTACAGGGTGTGGTGCGCGACGTAGCGCAGCAGCCAGGCGATGGCCGCGTACCCCACCGCGAACGCGATGATCGTCGCCACGACCATCTGCGCGCCGCTCGGCACCGAGGTGCCCGGCGCCGCGGGCTCGAAGACGTCCCCGAGGCTGAAGATGCCCGACATGACCACGGCGGGGATGGCCAGCAGGAACGAGTAGCGGGCCGCCGTCTCCCGGGTCAGGTTGAGCAGCAGGCCGGCGGTGAGCGTGCCACCGGAGCGGGAGACGCCCGGGATCAGCGCCATCGCCTGGGCGAAGCCCATCACGATGCCGTCCTTCATCCGGAAGTTCTCCAGGGTGCGGGTCTGCCGGCCCCAGTACTCGGCGAACGCCAGCACGAACGCGAACACGATCAGCGTCGTGGCGACCAGCCACAGGTTCCGGCCGGCGGTGCGGATCTGATCCTTGAACAGGAAGCCGAACAAGCCGATCGGGATCGAGCCGACGATCACGTACCAGGCCATCCGGTAGTCGAGGCTGGAACGCACCGACCGGTCCCATAGGCCGACCACCCACGTCCGGGCGATCCGCCAGATGTCCTTGGCGAAGTAGATCAGCACCGCCGCCTCGGTGCCGAGCTGCGTCACCGCGGTGAACGACGCGCCGGCGTCCCGCTCGAAGAAGATCGCCGACGTGATCCGCAGGTGCCCGGAGGAGCTGACCGGCAGGAACTCGGTGAGCCCCTGGACGATGCCCAGAACGATGGCTTCGACCCAGGTCACTCCCCGACTCCCGAGAGGTCCAGCGCCTCGGCGACGGTACGCAGCGTCTGCACGCCGCTGTCCCGGTCGGCGGCGAACAGCGTCACCGACAGGGTGGTGACACCGGCCGCCGCGTACTCCCGCAACCGGTCGGCGATGCGCTCCTTCGGGCCGAGCAGCGAGGTGCGGTCGATGAACTCCATCGGCACCGCCGCGGCGGCGTCGCGCTGCCGCTTCGCCAGGTACAGGTCCTGCACCTCACGAGCGGCGTCGCCGTACCCCATCCGGGTGGCGAGCTGGTTGTAGAAGTTCTGCTGCCGGCTGCCCATGCCGCCCACGTAGAGGGCCGCGTACCAGCGGACCAGCTCGGCGCAGGACGCGATGTCGTCGCCGACCACCACCGGCACCGACGGCACCACGTCGAACCCGGCCAGCTCCTTGCCGACCTTCGCCCGGCCGGCCCGCACGCTGGCGAGCTGCTCCTCGGCGAACTCCGGCGCGTAGAAGACGGCCAGCCAGCCGTCGGCGATCTCCCCGGCGAGTTCCAGGTTCTTCGGACCGACAGCGGCCAGGTAGATCGGGATGTGCTCGCGGGGCGGGTGGAAGCCCAGG
This region includes:
- a CDS encoding LLM class F420-dependent oxidoreductase, with amino-acid sequence MRLGLSLGYQTAWSTPADHLALAQEADRLGYSVVWAAEAYGSDSPSMLAWMAGQTQRIDVGSAVMQIPARTPAMTAMTAATIDALSGGRFRLGLGVSGPQVSEGWHGVRFGKPLARTREFVDIVKLAVARKEVAYDGEFYTLPLPDGPGKALRLGFHPPREHIPIYLAAVGPKNLELAGEIADGWLAVFYAPEFAEEQLASVRAGRAKVGKELAGFDVVPSVPVVVGDDIASCAELVRWYAALYVGGMGSRQQNFYNQLATRMGYGDAAREVQDLYLAKRQRDAAAAVPMEFIDRTSLLGPKERIADRLREYAAAGVTTLSVTLFAADRDSGVQTLRTVAEALDLSGVGE
- a CDS encoding DUF3090 domain-containing protein, producing MTHQVHAFEPPERFVAGTVGPPGDRTFFLQARGGGRLVSVALEKVQVSLLAEKLEELLSEAQRRFGVKVPEPSATLGDNDPLDTPVDEEFRVGTLGLAFDVDTETVVIEAIAVGETEAEVELGEPDDEESDDDEEPDDDLDRLRVRLTPEATRQFIERARRVVNAGRPPCPLCGQPLDPAGHLCPRHNGYHR
- a CDS encoding GntR family transcriptional regulator; this encodes MQINPGAAEFPHRQIAAQLKAQVRRGDWGPGERLPSIPAIAEMFGVAKQTVQRAVDQLRVEGILITKPGSGTYVRGTRRRLNRLSRGRYGGFRGYHTDLAARYRQQLLSVGRAPAPPEVADAFGVADGTDLLCRRHLVRTEDSPVEVGASWFLPADTAGTSLERAEAFGRPLYQEAEEATGRRYVTATDTISARQPSREEAEILQIRPDTPVLHLLHVAYDGRHRPIEVAQATWPGPVTTLTEEYRVPAPNPDPDPDPGLVLG
- the mshC gene encoding cysteine--1-D-myo-inosityl 2-amino-2-deoxy-alpha-D-glucopyranoside ligase, with amino-acid sequence MESWVGHEVPRLPGRGGPLSLFDSARQGAAPSTPTGTGTMYVCGITPYDATHLGHAATMITFDLVQRLWRDAGLDVTYVQNVTDIDDPLLERAARDGEDWKVLAMRETALFREDMEALRIIPPAHYVGAVESIPDIAEKVLVLLKEGAAYRLDDGTGDIYFDISAAPRFGYESNLTREQMLEIFPERGGDPDRAGKRDPLDPLLWRGAREGEPSWPGGDLGPGRPGWHIECAVIALNLLGDRIDVQGGGNDLIFPHHECSAAHAERLTGEAPFAGHYVHAGMIGLDGEKMSKSRGNLVFVSRLRADKVDPMAVRLALMSGHYRSDRSWTDDLLAVSQERLARWRRAAAAPSGPSGAALLTGVRERLADDLDTPGALALADAWADQALAGTGDDPAAPALFTQTVDALLGIRL
- a CDS encoding PAC2 family protein, translating into MTEFDGLPVLRSPVAIAAFEGWNDAADASTAAVEHLEQVWQARPVTELDPEDFYDFQVSRPTITMSDGETRRVEWPTTRFMVASPAGTERDVVLIRGIEPSMRWRTFCEQVLEICHSLEVERVVLLGALLADVPYTRPLPISGSASDKDAAQRYQLTPTRYDGPTGIVGVLHDACTRAEVDAVSFWVHVPHYANNPPCPKATLALLHRVEEVLDLPVPMADLAEEAAEWEQRVRSAAEQDAELGEYVRELEERVGDAGITPLTGDEIAQEFEKYLRRRGGSAGPTAGSW
- a CDS encoding SCO1664 family protein, whose product is MTSSDLQPRQDGDAALRLLRDGTLDLEGRLVDASNTTLRGVLTLDGVTARCVYKPVRGERPLWDFPDGTLAGREVAAYLVSRATGWDLVPPTVLRDGPLGPGSCQLWIDEPAEGEPLVGFVPVDALPPRWFPIAAARDDDGTPYALAHADDPRLARLAVLDAVINNGDRKGGHVLLGADDRIYGVDHGVSFHVEEKLRTVLWGWAGRELPPDVVEVLDALAGRVAGDLGEELGEHLTLGEVAELAARIERLRATGRFPQPPQDWPAVPWPPM
- a CDS encoding undecaprenyl-diphosphate phosphatase → MTWVEAIVLGIVQGLTEFLPVSSSGHLRITSAIFFERDAGASFTAVTQLGTEAAVLIYFAKDIWRIARTWVVGLWDRSVRSSLDYRMAWYVIVGSIPIGLFGFLFKDQIRTAGRNLWLVATTLIVFAFVLAFAEYWGRQTRTLENFRMKDGIVMGFAQAMALIPGVSRSGGTLTAGLLLNLTRETAARYSFLLAIPAVVMSGIFSLGDVFEPAAPGTSVPSGAQMVVATIIAFAVGYAAIAWLLRYVAHHTLYVFVLYRVALGTLVLALLLTGTISAT
- a CDS encoding MSMEG_4193 family putative phosphomutase, which translates into the protein MVSVATLLLLRHGRTTANADGGLAGRQPVELDETGRAQATAVGERLRPVPLAAVVTSPLVRCRQTLELALPEATPVVEDGLIECGYGSWEGQPLKKLAKEPLWPVVQQHPSAAVFPGGEAMAAMAARAVASVRAWDARVTAEHGAEAVWLACTHGDVIKAIVADALGVHLDLFQRIVADPASVTAIRYTPLRPFLVRLNDTGGDLAALVPPPRKRRRRTPRAADSDAAVGGGAGTTAR